The nucleotide sequence CACCTGCATTTTTCAAATCAACGGCAATGGATGTGTAGCCTGTTGCATCACGTCCGTTCAGCGTCTCAGCTGTAATGAGAAGCTGCGGGCCGTGGCAGATGGCAAACACAGGTTTTTTCTCATCCATGAATGCTTTGGCGAACGTTACAAATTTATCGTCTGCACGGAGGATATCCGGTGAGAAACCTCCTGGAATGAACAGTGCATCAAAATCTTCCGGTTTTACATCATCAATGGACGCATCCACCTTAACAGATTCCTGTCCCTGTTTTCCCTTCACTGTTTTACCTTTTTCATTTTCAATAACTGTCAGCGTATGTCCTGCTTCCTTGAATGCTTTTGCAGGATCTGTGTATTCAGAGTCCTCAAAATGATCGGTCATAACTACTGCGATTTTTTTACTCATCGTTTAGAACCCTCCTATTTGATTGACAGTGTATAAATTACCCTTTTACTAAAAAAATAAAACACACGATGCTTTTGTCGATTGATGGAGCAGATTCCTTTCCGCTTCTAAGACTAATGACCTGCCTTCTTTTAAAAAACACAGTCATCTCCTCTTAAAACAGGGCCATCCTCCTGCAAAACTCTTCCATTTTTAAATCTTTTGTTCTCCTATTATTTACGTTAATTTAACAATATTAGACAAAATACTCATAGCTTTATAGACAGATTATTTATAAAATTTAACTGTTGCGAAAATTTCCGAAAGGTGGATGTTTGTGAAAAGTAAACCGAATACAGTCAGTAAGAAATTCCTGCACTCATTTGCTGCTTCTCTCGTTTTTTTAAGTATTCTTCCCTTCTCTGCCCCAAAAGCTTCAGCCGAGGTGACGGCGGCAGTCGATCTTCGCCTGATTGAAACAACCGATATTCACGCTCACATCATGGATTATGACTATTATTCGGATAAAGAAACCGCTTCATACGGGCTCGCCAGAACAGCTGTCCTGATTGATCAGTACAGAAGCTCTGCCAAAAACAGCATCCTTGTCGATAACGGAGATCTGATCCAGGGAAATCCGCTCGGAGAATATGTTTTCAAAAATCTTGGCGCAGAGATTGCGGCCGGCACGAAAACAAACCCGATATTCGATGCGCTCGGCACGCTTGACTACGATGCGGGCACACTTGGAAACCATGAATTCAACTACGGTCTTGAGTATCTGAAAGGATCGCTTAAGAATACGAATTTTCCTGTCGTAAGCGCGAACGTTTACGATGCTGCAACAAACGAGCCGTACTTTAAGCAGTACGATATTCAGGAAAAAGAACTGATCGATGCAAACGGCAATAAACATCTTGTCAAGATTGGCTACACAGGCTTTGTTCCGCCGCAAATAAACGTTTGGGACAAAAAGCATCTTGAAGGAAAAGTAGTGACAAAGGATATTGTCGAAACAGCAAACAAAGTCATTCCTGAAATGAAAGCCCAGGGCGCTGACCTGATTGTCGTCATGGCTCACTCCGGGATTGAAACAGCTTCAAGTTCTGCAGGCTCTGAAAACATGGTTTTCGACCTGGCTAAAGAAGTGAAAGACATTGACGCCATCGTATCAGGCCATCAGCACGGCATCTTCCCCGGCGACAAAAAATATGACGGCATCGCTTCTATTGATAATGTAAAAGGAACGGTAAACGGCGTGCCTGTTGTCATGCCTAAAAACTGGGGCAGTCATCTAGGGGTAATTGACCTGAAGCTCACTGAGCAAAACGGCGACTGGTCGGTAGCAGACTCACAGTCAAAGGCCGTGCCGATCACTACGGTCTCAGCAAAAGATCAAAAAATTGCCGCATCTATTAAAGATGTCCACGAAAAAACGCTTGAATACGTAAGAAAGCCGGTCGGAACAACAGAAGCCCCGATTAACAGCTTCTTTGCGCTTGTTCAGGACGACCCGTCTGTCCAGATCGTCAACGATGCCCAGATGTGGTATGCGAAAAAGGTTGCCGAGCAGAACCCGGCTCTTCAGAACCTGCCGATTCTCTCAGCAGCAGCACCGTTTAAATCAGGCGGCCGAAACGGCGTTGACTACTATACAAATATTGCAAAAGGAAGTCTCGCCATCAAGAACATCGGCGACCTCTACCTCTACGACAATACGGTACAGATTGTTAAGCTTAAAGGATCACAAGTAAAAGAATGGCTCGAAATGTCAGCCGGACAGTTCAATCAAATTGATCCTGCAAAAGAAGGCGAGCAGCCTCTTTTAGACACGAACTTCAGATCTTATAATTTTGATGTGATCGATGGTGTCACGTATCAGATTGATGTGACAAAGCCTGCTAAGTACAATGCAGACGGAAAGATTGTCAATCCGGATTCAAGCAGAATCATCAACTTCAAATATGAAGGCAAAGACGTAAACCCGGAGCAGGAATTTTTAATTGTCACAAATAACTACCGCGCTTCAGGCGGAGGCGGGTTCCCGAACATGAAGGCTGAAAACATTGCCTACATTTCTGCAGACGAAAACCGCCAGGCTCTGATGAATTACATTTCGGAAGAAAAAACAATCAACCCTTCTGCCGACGGCAACTGGTCGATTGCACCTGTAGAAGGCAATGCACAAGCTGTATTTACTTCAACACCTGCTGCAAAAGACCTTGCTGAGCAAACACCGAATATCCGTTATGCGGGTGAAGCAGCCGACGGCTTTGCCAAATATACGATTGATTTAAAAGGCGGCACAACAGCTCCTCCAACAGACAGCTGGAAACTGACGGTCATGCATACAAATGATACGCACGCTCATCTTGACGATGTGGCGCGCCGCGTGACAAAGGTAAAAGAAGTCCGCGCTGCAGAAGAAAACAGCATCCTTCTTGACGCAGGCGATGTTTTCTCAGGAGATCTCTATTTTACA is from Bacillus sp. FSL H8-0547 and encodes:
- a CDS encoding type 1 glutamine amidotransferase domain-containing protein; translation: MSKKIAVVMTDHFEDSEYTDPAKAFKEAGHTLTVIENEKGKTVKGKQGQESVKVDASIDDVKPEDFDALFIPGGFSPDILRADDKFVTFAKAFMDEKKPVFAICHGPQLLITAETLNGRDATGYTSIAVDLKNAGANFHDKEVVVCGNQLVTSRTPDDLPAFTRESLNLLK
- a CDS encoding bifunctional 2',3'-cyclic-nucleotide 2'-phosphodiesterase/3'-nucleotidase; protein product: MKSKPNTVSKKFLHSFAASLVFLSILPFSAPKASAEVTAAVDLRLIETTDIHAHIMDYDYYSDKETASYGLARTAVLIDQYRSSAKNSILVDNGDLIQGNPLGEYVFKNLGAEIAAGTKTNPIFDALGTLDYDAGTLGNHEFNYGLEYLKGSLKNTNFPVVSANVYDAATNEPYFKQYDIQEKELIDANGNKHLVKIGYTGFVPPQINVWDKKHLEGKVVTKDIVETANKVIPEMKAQGADLIVVMAHSGIETASSSAGSENMVFDLAKEVKDIDAIVSGHQHGIFPGDKKYDGIASIDNVKGTVNGVPVVMPKNWGSHLGVIDLKLTEQNGDWSVADSQSKAVPITTVSAKDQKIAASIKDVHEKTLEYVRKPVGTTEAPINSFFALVQDDPSVQIVNDAQMWYAKKVAEQNPALQNLPILSAAAPFKSGGRNGVDYYTNIAKGSLAIKNIGDLYLYDNTVQIVKLKGSQVKEWLEMSAGQFNQIDPAKEGEQPLLDTNFRSYNFDVIDGVTYQIDVTKPAKYNADGKIVNPDSSRIINFKYEGKDVNPEQEFLIVTNNYRASGGGGFPNMKAENIAYISADENRQALMNYISEEKTINPSADGNWSIAPVEGNAQAVFTSTPAAKDLAEQTPNIRYAGEAADGFAKYTIDLKGGTTAPPTDSWKLTVMHTNDTHAHLDDVARRVTKVKEVRAAEENSILLDAGDVFSGDLYFTRWNGLADVEFMNMMQYDAMTFGNHEFDKGPDALRAFIEKAKFPIVSSNVDVSKEPKLSDLVKSPSDYPSVKESAIYPYIVLDVNGEKVAVYGLTTEDSPEASSPGENIVFKDAVKTSEETVKTIEETEKVDKIIALTHLGYQKDLELAEKVEGIDVIIGGHTHTLVDTLKVVDEDQTPTIVAQVQDYGKFLGKLDVAFNDEGVVLPEESAIELIAIDETVEEDPEAKALLDGYKEEINSFKDKVVGHTKTVLDGKRENVRSKETNLGNLIADGMLAKAKEAKGAQLAITNGGGIRESINEGDITLGEVLTVMPFGNTLFVLDVTGEQIVAALEHGVSAVEEGKGQFPQVAGVTFAFSKGMPAGERIMNVQVQNEDGSYSPIELNKTYRVATNGFMGAGGDGYDVFKEATYAEDLFFVDYEVFLEQLEEKESVNPEIEGRIMEYFTPTIEEKDGKAFVTFDDTFIPYIEHTNDVLINLFGTSEFASVEMTFTADQMTALKAKEESLSFNNEAIGLDIPLSNLDEKETIISFAKTEKVEDALTDTYDFAITQDGKNVKKFKEEIGIAFFVENAENPRVYYVDRKKEELTELEGSYEDGAVFGYTDHFSEFTVLESADSGENPGEKPGNGNNPGSGENPGNGKGADKGNNNGNGLPHTATSSFNILLTGVGILIAGSVFYIIQRRRLNSK